The Kozakia baliensis genome includes a region encoding these proteins:
- a CDS encoding DUF3108 domain-containing protein, protein MFKARLLATLFVCSVPFSQAKAADNHQVAAQYGVYTHGIHVLNAVADYRLTDWGYGITTTIHAGGFLSWFLKMELRSTSEGRFENGKVAPIRFQSGGFSRGKNRNVTITYQGDTPTVTELTPPEPDREPVPASELSHSIDTLSAMALLLDTVQRTGHCNGSAMVFDGLRLTAMDAHGPTQSDVPTGSDEIFKGPALKCDFIGQQKAGFMKSSSHLAAMKAPHPGAAWFQDIPGIGLVAVRIEFEHPKLGKMVVVLQDKPRVY, encoded by the coding sequence ATGTTTAAAGCGCGCTTACTGGCGACTTTATTCGTCTGTTCAGTCCCGTTTTCTCAGGCCAAAGCGGCGGATAACCATCAGGTCGCCGCGCAATATGGCGTCTATACGCACGGGATTCATGTCCTCAATGCCGTCGCCGATTATCGTCTGACGGATTGGGGTTATGGCATCACCACAACCATCCATGCAGGCGGCTTTCTTAGCTGGTTTCTCAAGATGGAACTGCGTAGCACGTCGGAGGGGCGCTTCGAGAACGGGAAGGTAGCGCCGATCCGCTTTCAAAGCGGCGGCTTTTCTCGCGGCAAAAATCGCAATGTCACGATTACCTATCAGGGCGATACGCCGACCGTCACGGAACTCACACCACCTGAACCAGATCGTGAACCGGTGCCTGCTTCCGAATTGTCGCATAGTATCGATACACTGAGCGCCATGGCGCTTTTGCTCGATACGGTACAACGGACAGGGCATTGCAACGGCAGCGCCATGGTTTTCGATGGGCTACGTCTCACCGCAATGGACGCGCATGGCCCGACGCAATCGGACGTGCCCACGGGGAGCGATGAGATTTTCAAAGGTCCTGCGCTGAAATGCGACTTCATAGGTCAGCAAAAAGCAGGCTTCATGAAATCATCCAGCCATTTGGCAGCCATGAAAGCACCGCATCCAGGTGCGGCATGGTTTCAGGATATTCCAGGCATTGGGCTAGTCGCGGTGCGTATCGAATTCGAGCATCCCAAGCTCGGAAAGATGGTCGTCGTTCTCCAGGACAAGCCTAGAGTTTATTAA
- a CDS encoding HAD family hydrolase produces the protein MVSKISFAVFDLDGTLIDSLPDLAESGALLLRHHGLREPSAEQVRPMIGDGVRLLVERLLDFAGAGPELDRSAATKEFLAIYEPRAAQHTRLFPGAIETLKTLRACGIRSAICTNKPVAAATAIAERLGFSDLIDGIGGGDSFSVRKPNPEHIRLTVHAAGGDIGQAVMIGDHRNDMEAAKGVPVPGIFAAWGYGADEMSRDATIIAENILQIPSIIEEL, from the coding sequence ATGGTTTCAAAGATTTCTTTTGCCGTCTTCGACCTGGATGGCACATTGATCGATAGCCTTCCCGATCTGGCGGAAAGCGGCGCGCTTTTGCTCCGTCATCACGGCTTGAGAGAACCCTCTGCCGAGCAAGTGCGTCCGATGATCGGCGATGGTGTGCGCCTTCTTGTGGAACGCCTGCTCGATTTCGCCGGTGCTGGGCCGGAATTGGATCGCTCCGCCGCCACTAAAGAATTCTTAGCGATTTACGAGCCTCGCGCTGCACAACATACCCGACTTTTCCCTGGTGCGATTGAGACGTTGAAGACGTTGCGCGCTTGCGGAATCCGCAGCGCCATTTGCACGAACAAACCCGTTGCCGCCGCAACGGCGATTGCCGAGCGCTTGGGGTTTTCAGATTTGATCGACGGCATCGGTGGTGGAGACAGCTTTTCTGTTCGCAAACCCAACCCGGAACATATCCGCCTGACTGTGCACGCGGCAGGTGGCGACATCGGACAGGCCGTTATGATTGGCGATCATCGTAATGACATGGAAGCTGCCAAAGGTGTGCCGGTTCCGGGTATTTTTGCGGCCTGGGGATATGGCGCGGATGAAATGTCGAGAGATGCGACGATAATCGCGGAAAATATCCTTCAAATACCGTCTATTATCGAAGAATTATAA
- the glmU gene encoding bifunctional UDP-N-acetylglucosamine diphosphorylase/glucosamine-1-phosphate N-acetyltransferase GlmU, with amino-acid sequence MTLHSSANRTPASPHKPTTAVILAAGLGTRMRSNLPKALHRLGGRPMIAHLIETAASVFDRIVVVVGPDMPELAKAAQPHPVVVQEERLGTAHATRMAEELFGDGDVAVLYADNPLITAQTMRALLESRAQPDTALALLAMHPADPGRYGRVVTDGQNVQRIVEWKDATDAERAITLCNAGVLCADAADLRRWLAEVKAENAQKEYYLTDVVALAAEQGVVRYVEAPEQELAGINSRAELARAEAALQTRLRETALEGGATLVAPETVFFSVDTVLEPDVTIEPNVVFGPGVTVRSGAMIRAFSHLEGCEVGNNAVIGPYARLRPGTVCAEETHVGNFVELKAVKLGKGAKANHLTYLGDAQIGARTNVGAGTITCNYDGVFKHRTEIGDNVFVGSDSILVAPVSIGDGALIAAGSVVTQNVPPDALALGRSRQINKESRGRMIRETLRAKKEQG; translated from the coding sequence ATGACACTTCATTCTTCCGCGAACCGCACTCCCGCTTCGCCGCATAAACCGACCACTGCCGTCATTCTTGCCGCCGGTCTCGGAACCCGCATGCGCTCCAACTTGCCCAAAGCGCTGCATCGCTTGGGCGGCCGCCCTATGATTGCCCATCTCATCGAGACGGCGGCCTCGGTGTTCGATCGTATCGTCGTCGTCGTCGGGCCGGATATGCCTGAACTCGCCAAGGCGGCGCAGCCTCATCCCGTCGTCGTGCAAGAAGAACGTTTAGGGACAGCGCACGCAACCCGCATGGCGGAAGAACTCTTCGGGGACGGCGACGTCGCCGTCCTTTATGCCGACAATCCGCTCATCACGGCGCAAACCATGCGCGCTTTGCTGGAAAGTCGTGCGCAGCCCGATACAGCCTTGGCGCTTCTTGCGATGCATCCAGCCGATCCGGGGCGCTACGGACGTGTCGTCACCGATGGGCAGAATGTGCAGCGTATCGTGGAATGGAAGGACGCCACCGACGCCGAGCGCGCTATTACGCTTTGCAATGCGGGCGTCCTCTGTGCCGATGCCGCTGATTTGCGTCGCTGGTTGGCGGAAGTAAAAGCGGAAAACGCCCAAAAGGAATATTACTTAACGGATGTCGTGGCTCTCGCAGCGGAGCAGGGCGTTGTGCGGTATGTCGAAGCGCCGGAGCAAGAGTTAGCAGGCATTAATTCTCGTGCCGAACTCGCCCGCGCGGAAGCAGCCCTTCAGACGCGGCTACGTGAAACAGCATTGGAAGGCGGTGCCACGCTCGTCGCACCGGAGACGGTCTTTTTCAGCGTGGATACGGTGCTGGAGCCGGACGTTACGATCGAACCCAATGTCGTGTTCGGTCCTGGCGTTACGGTAAGAAGCGGCGCAATGATTCGTGCTTTTAGCCATCTCGAAGGATGCGAAGTCGGCAATAACGCTGTCATCGGTCCTTATGCGCGACTGCGTCCTGGAACGGTCTGCGCGGAAGAAACGCATGTCGGCAATTTTGTCGAACTAAAAGCCGTCAAGTTAGGGAAAGGCGCCAAGGCCAATCATCTGACTTATCTCGGCGATGCGCAGATCGGCGCGCGCACGAATGTCGGCGCGGGCACGATAACCTGCAATTACGATGGGGTGTTCAAACACCGCACGGAAATCGGTGACAATGTTTTCGTGGGGTCGGACTCCATTCTTGTGGCTCCGGTTTCAATAGGAGACGGAGCTTTAATCGCTGCCGGAAGCGTCGTGACGCAAAACGTGCCACCCGACGCATTGGCGCTCGGTCGGTCTCGTCAAATCAATAAAGAGAGCCGTGGCCGCATGATTCGTGAAACATTGCGCGCTAAGAAGGAACAAGGCTGA
- the glmS gene encoding glutamine--fructose-6-phosphate transaminase (isomerizing), with protein sequence MCGICGVVGHRPATPLVFEALRRLEYRGYDSSGIATLVDGHIDRRRAAGKLDNLQAILEAKPLAGTTGIGHTRWATHGSPNEANAHPHTVGQVAVVHNGIIENYEELRDELTAAGRVFTSETDTEAVAQLVDFHMEHGLSPQEAAFATLQRLQGAYAIAMIFAHHEGLIIGARHGAPLAVGFGEGEMFLGSDSLALAPLARRIAYLEDGDWCVLRPEGVSFHDARGELVERPIQTVALIAGTVGKDGYRHYMEKELHEHPVVIGQTLQRIIDPVTRQIVLPEMDFALSELPRAVITACGSAFYAGLIGRYWLEAEARLPVDIDVASELRYRNPPLTPLGMGLLISQSGETADTLAALRALRAEKQHIVSVLNVEASTMGRESDVVLGMVAGPEISVASTKAFTAQLSVLAVLTIAIAQARETISDERAQHLLASLLDLPSRAAEVFSRQEAIQAMAAVIAEARDVLYLGRGICFPVALEGALKLKEISYIHAEAYAAGEMKHGPISLIDRDVPIVVIAPSAILFDKTLSNIQEARARGGRIMAFTDAKGAERLRDIAEQIVILPDVDAFVAPILYTIPVQVLAYEVALRKGTDVDQPRNLAKSVTVE encoded by the coding sequence ATGTGTGGTATTTGCGGTGTTGTCGGTCATCGTCCAGCCACTCCGCTCGTGTTCGAGGCGCTTCGCCGCCTGGAATATCGCGGATACGATTCATCTGGAATCGCCACGCTCGTCGATGGCCACATCGATCGGCGTCGCGCAGCGGGCAAGCTGGATAACCTCCAAGCCATTTTGGAAGCCAAACCGCTCGCCGGAACGACCGGCATCGGTCATACTCGCTGGGCGACTCATGGTTCTCCCAACGAAGCCAACGCACACCCGCACACAGTCGGCCAGGTTGCGGTCGTCCATAACGGCATCATCGAAAACTACGAAGAATTACGCGATGAGTTGACTGCCGCCGGTCGCGTATTCACCTCGGAGACCGATACCGAAGCCGTCGCCCAGTTGGTGGATTTCCATATGGAGCATGGCCTTTCTCCGCAGGAAGCCGCTTTCGCCACGCTGCAACGCCTCCAAGGCGCATATGCGATCGCCATGATCTTTGCCCATCATGAAGGATTGATCATTGGCGCACGTCATGGCGCGCCGTTGGCCGTAGGCTTCGGGGAAGGCGAGATGTTTCTCGGCTCCGACAGCCTCGCGCTCGCCCCGCTCGCCCGACGCATCGCCTATCTGGAAGATGGCGATTGGTGCGTTCTGCGTCCGGAAGGCGTGTCGTTTCATGATGCACGCGGCGAACTTGTCGAACGCCCCATCCAAACCGTGGCGCTGATCGCAGGCACTGTCGGCAAGGACGGCTATCGCCACTACATGGAAAAGGAACTGCACGAACACCCGGTGGTGATCGGACAGACCTTGCAGCGGATCATCGATCCCGTCACGCGCCAAATCGTGCTGCCGGAAATGGATTTCGCGCTTTCCGAACTACCGCGCGCCGTCATTACCGCCTGCGGTTCCGCATTCTATGCTGGCTTAATCGGACGTTACTGGCTGGAAGCGGAAGCGCGCCTGCCGGTGGATATCGATGTCGCTTCGGAGTTGCGCTACCGCAACCCGCCGCTGACGCCACTAGGCATGGGGCTATTGATCTCCCAGTCGGGAGAAACCGCCGATACGCTCGCGGCTCTGCGCGCTCTGCGGGCAGAAAAACAGCATATCGTTTCAGTGCTGAACGTCGAAGCCAGCACGATGGGCCGAGAGAGCGACGTGGTGCTAGGCATGGTGGCGGGGCCCGAAATTTCGGTCGCCAGCACCAAAGCCTTTACCGCTCAGCTATCGGTTCTCGCCGTACTGACCATCGCCATTGCACAAGCGCGCGAGACGATCAGCGACGAGCGCGCGCAGCATCTACTGGCCAGTTTGCTGGATTTGCCTTCAAGGGCCGCGGAAGTGTTCTCGCGTCAGGAGGCGATTCAGGCCATGGCCGCCGTCATCGCGGAAGCGCGCGATGTGCTCTATCTCGGCCGCGGCATCTGCTTCCCCGTCGCATTGGAAGGCGCGCTGAAGCTCAAGGAAATCTCCTATATCCATGCCGAAGCCTACGCAGCAGGCGAGATGAAGCACGGGCCGATCTCCCTGATCGATCGGGACGTGCCGATCGTCGTCATCGCGCCATCCGCCATTTTGTTCGATAAAACGCTTTCCAACATTCAGGAGGCAAGAGCGCGCGGCGGGCGCATTATGGCGTTCACCGATGCCAAAGGCGCGGAGCGACTACGCGATATTGCTGAACAGATTGTGATCCTGCCGGATGTGGACGCTTTCGTAGCACCCATCCTTTATACGATCCCCGTTCAGGTGCTGGCTTACGAAGTTGCACTGCGCAAGGGCACCGACGTTGATCAGCCCCGCAACCTCGCCAAATCGGTCACTGTGGAATAG
- the thiO gene encoding glycine oxidase ThiO, whose product MMPDEKPRVLVLGAGVAGLVTAVTLAERGARVTLQEVGPRVGSGASWFAGGMLAPWCEAESAPQEVTDDSLHSIAWWAAHMPDTTINGSLVVAPPRDAVELQRFGRRTSHFETIDAHRIAELEPDLEDRFDRALFFPTEGHVDPRKALAALRERLINLGATVQMEAATSMSDDDWRVDCTGIRAKENLTNLRGVRGEMLLLRCPDVSLHRPVRMLHPRIPIYIVPRENHLFMVGATMVESEDARGITVRAMTDLLNAAYTLHPAFADAEIVEANAGLRPSFPDNVPRVLQEDRTIYLNGMYRHGFLLSPERAARVAAIIFGEEKV is encoded by the coding sequence ATGATGCCTGATGAAAAACCCCGCGTTTTGGTTCTTGGGGCAGGTGTCGCAGGTCTCGTCACCGCCGTCACACTAGCTGAGCGCGGCGCGCGAGTAACGCTTCAAGAAGTTGGCCCGCGCGTCGGCAGCGGCGCGTCTTGGTTTGCGGGCGGCATGCTTGCCCCCTGGTGCGAAGCAGAATCAGCACCACAAGAAGTGACGGACGATTCCCTTCATTCCATCGCGTGGTGGGCGGCCCATATGCCGGATACGACGATCAATGGCAGCCTTGTCGTCGCGCCGCCGCGCGATGCGGTCGAGTTACAACGTTTCGGGCGACGCACCAGTCATTTCGAAACGATCGACGCACATCGGATTGCCGAACTGGAACCCGATCTCGAAGATCGCTTCGATCGCGCCTTGTTCTTCCCGACCGAAGGGCATGTCGATCCACGCAAAGCGTTGGCGGCGTTGCGCGAAAGGCTGATCAATCTCGGCGCAACAGTGCAGATGGAGGCTGCTACCTCTATGAGCGACGACGATTGGCGCGTGGATTGCACGGGTATCCGTGCGAAAGAAAACCTAACCAATCTTCGTGGCGTGCGGGGCGAAATGCTGCTGCTGCGCTGCCCGGATGTTTCGCTGCACCGCCCAGTGCGCATGCTGCATCCGCGTATTCCGATCTATATCGTGCCACGAGAAAATCATCTCTTCATGGTGGGGGCTACAATGGTCGAGAGCGAGGACGCGCGCGGCATCACCGTGCGCGCCATGACCGACCTGTTGAATGCGGCCTATACGCTCCATCCCGCTTTTGCGGATGCCGAGATCGTCGAAGCGAACGCTGGATTGCGTCCGTCTTTCCCCGATAATGTGCCGCGCGTTTTGCAAGAGGACCGCACGATCTACCTAAACGGTATGTATCGTCACGGCTTTTTGCTCTCGCCGGAACGTGCTGCGAGGGTTGCCGCGATCATATTCGGTGAGGAAAAAGTATGA
- the thiS gene encoding sulfur carrier protein ThiS, with translation MQIYVNDETRDITSDMLGVALDELGYGKTRIATAVDGTFVPASLRADHRLHEGARLEILAPMQGG, from the coding sequence ATGCAGATTTATGTCAATGACGAGACACGCGATATCACCTCTGACATGCTAGGGGTCGCACTAGACGAACTCGGCTACGGAAAAACGCGGATCGCCACCGCTGTGGACGGCACATTCGTACCGGCGTCATTACGTGCGGACCACCGTTTGCATGAAGGCGCGCGGCTCGAAATCCTCGCACCCATGCAAGGGGGCTAA
- a CDS encoding thiazole synthase, whose amino-acid sequence MKFYGKSLSSPLMLGTAQYDSPAILSASVEAAQPGLVTVSLRRESAGLQAGQAFWSLVRDMGVPVLPNTAGCHGVREAVTTAQMAREVFDTDWVKLEVIGQGDLLQPDVFGLVEAARILTEDGFKVFPYTTEDLVVAERLLRAGCEVLMPWGAPIGSGRGLNNLFGLRALRAHFPEVPMVVDAGIGKPSHAVAAFELGYDAILINTAVAKAGDPVAMARAFRLACEVGQLAHLSDPIDERDMAVPSTPTLGRAMLDA is encoded by the coding sequence ATGAAATTCTACGGTAAAAGCCTGTCCTCTCCCTTAATGCTAGGGACAGCACAATATGACAGCCCGGCCATTTTGAGCGCCTCGGTCGAAGCCGCGCAGCCGGGCCTCGTCACTGTTTCTCTCCGCCGCGAATCTGCCGGTCTGCAAGCCGGGCAGGCGTTCTGGTCTCTCGTTCGGGACATGGGCGTGCCTGTGCTTCCCAACACGGCCGGCTGCCATGGCGTGCGTGAAGCCGTCACCACGGCGCAAATGGCGCGCGAGGTGTTCGACACGGATTGGGTGAAGCTGGAAGTGATCGGGCAGGGCGATCTACTGCAGCCGGACGTGTTTGGCTTGGTGGAGGCTGCCCGTATCCTGACCGAAGACGGCTTCAAGGTTTTCCCCTATACGACGGAAGATCTCGTTGTCGCAGAGCGCCTCCTGCGCGCCGGCTGCGAAGTTCTCATGCCCTGGGGCGCGCCGATCGGATCGGGACGCGGCCTGAATAATCTCTTCGGCCTCCGAGCGTTGCGAGCGCATTTTCCAGAAGTGCCGATGGTGGTCGATGCCGGGATTGGCAAACCTTCCCATGCCGTCGCAGCGTTCGAGTTGGGTTACGATGCAATCCTCATCAACACGGCCGTCGCTAAAGCAGGCGATCCGGTAGCCATGGCGCGTGCATTTCGGCTGGCCTGTGAAGTTGGACAACTCGCACATCTGTCAGACCCGATCGATGAACGCGACATGGCAGTCCCCTCGACGCCGACGCTCGGAAGGGCCATGCTCGACGCATGA
- a CDS encoding thiamine phosphate synthase: MNRLPSPIYPVVDHPRWVEILGGAGARFIQLRLKNLAPETLRAQVIEGLEAAARHNVRLVLNDYWQLAIELGVDYVHLGQEDLDEADVAQIKATGISLGISTHSHEELQRALTFTPDYVALGPIWPTKLKKMIWDPQGVERLTEWRRIIGEKMPLVAIGGITCERAPSCLAAGADSVAAVSDFILNPDPEKQVQRWLKATQGKN; encoded by the coding sequence ATGAACAGACTCCCATCTCCCATTTATCCAGTGGTCGATCACCCGCGCTGGGTTGAAATCCTTGGCGGCGCGGGCGCGCGTTTCATTCAGTTGCGATTGAAGAACTTAGCGCCTGAAACCCTGCGTGCTCAGGTGATCGAAGGGCTGGAAGCAGCGGCGCGCCACAATGTGCGGCTGGTGCTGAACGATTATTGGCAACTCGCGATCGAACTCGGCGTCGATTACGTTCATCTCGGTCAGGAAGATCTGGATGAAGCCGATGTGGCGCAGATCAAAGCCACGGGTATCTCGCTGGGAATTTCCACCCATTCCCATGAAGAACTCCAACGGGCTCTGACATTTACACCCGACTATGTCGCGTTGGGCCCGATCTGGCCCACGAAGCTGAAGAAAATGATCTGGGACCCGCAAGGCGTTGAACGCTTGACGGAATGGCGACGCATCATCGGCGAGAAAATGCCCTTGGTCGCTATCGGAGGGATCACCTGCGAGCGTGCGCCATCATGCTTGGCGGCCGGTGCGGATAGCGTTGCCGCCGTTTCCGATTTCATTCTCAACCCCGATCCTGAAAAACAGGTTCAACGCTGGCTGAAGGCGACACAAGGAAAAAATTAA
- a CDS encoding cation:proton antiporter, with the protein MMVTGLAAVLLALALLLALISAVQPLARRLEVSETVLLALVGIILGGAADLVLRSSMTEMFDSAAETLLYFPINSEAFLLIFLPILVFQGALAIDVRRLAHEAATVLLLAVVAVVVSTATIGLALYPFAGQSLVVCLLLGSIVATTDPSAVAGIFREIGAASRLTRLVEGEALLNDAAAIAIFSILLASVTSHHQIRLGGAALDFVTSFGGAIIVGVAIGRLTLLLIAGLGASPAAEVTLTLALPYTVYIICDELLGFSGVVATAASGLTLSVYGPSTFRPQIWRFLNELWQQLVFWAGSLVFLLASMLVPRLLIGMTRWDCVLIIIASVAGLLARGSVVFGLLPILAAAKLSPPVPNPFKTTMVWGGLRGAITLALALAVTENQRVSTPVAHFIGIIATGFVLITLLLNGTTLRYLVIFLKLDQLSPIDQALRHQVLGTGLGHVAERTHNLAEELGFSSSVQHAILGRIEHRAEEEREANTFDTALGDRQRVTLALIVIANRERSLLLDLFRIQGLSRRVMENLLRSAEAMVDGARLEGRYGYVRALRKRLSPTLRFRLAQILHHRLHIDQPLMYCMTERFEMLVIAHLVSISLMRFMHERLEPMLGSRISEIVSEVLGRQRRLLNDALEMMRLHYQGYSEALESRILHQIALRLEGEEYDELLSDNLISEELHRELYRDVEKRRQRLDTPLRFDLKSGIEQRLREFPAFRGVPDAVLHDLAMNISLHFASPGETLIKRGHKIHTIYAVVAGLAEVHIAEQDIQFGAGDLIGASALINDVPARGTVRALQFGHLLAIPAARFRRLLEEYPIVQRAVDERASERRDGKRPLSLVLGQEKEPFVPSREAIKLMMDQRPHE; encoded by the coding sequence ATGATGGTGACCGGATTGGCCGCCGTGCTGTTGGCGCTGGCTTTATTGCTGGCTCTGATCAGTGCTGTACAGCCCTTAGCGCGCCGCCTGGAAGTCTCCGAAACCGTTCTGCTCGCGTTGGTCGGCATCATCTTAGGTGGTGCGGCCGATCTGGTTTTACGCTCGTCGATGACGGAGATGTTCGACTCGGCGGCGGAAACGCTGCTTTATTTTCCGATCAATAGCGAAGCGTTCCTTCTCATCTTCCTGCCCATCCTCGTCTTCCAGGGCGCACTGGCGATTGACGTGCGTCGCCTTGCTCATGAGGCGGCGACCGTACTTCTTTTGGCCGTGGTGGCCGTTGTGGTTTCCACAGCGACCATCGGCTTGGCGCTCTACCCCTTTGCTGGCCAATCGCTTGTGGTCTGCCTTCTACTTGGCTCTATCGTCGCGACGACCGATCCTTCCGCCGTGGCGGGGATTTTCCGCGAGATTGGGGCAGCCTCGCGCCTGACGCGCTTGGTCGAAGGCGAGGCGTTGTTGAACGACGCCGCCGCGATCGCAATTTTTTCGATCCTTCTGGCTTCCGTCACATCCCATCATCAAATCCGCCTAGGAGGCGCGGCGCTCGACTTCGTCACATCGTTTGGCGGGGCGATTATCGTGGGCGTAGCGATCGGGCGCTTGACCCTGCTGCTGATTGCTGGACTGGGCGCATCGCCCGCTGCCGAAGTTACACTGACCCTGGCACTACCTTACACCGTTTATATTATTTGCGATGAATTGCTGGGATTTTCGGGCGTGGTAGCGACGGCCGCTTCAGGCTTGACGCTTTCCGTCTATGGGCCATCCACTTTCCGCCCGCAAATTTGGCGCTTTCTCAACGAGTTATGGCAGCAACTCGTCTTTTGGGCGGGTTCCCTGGTGTTTCTGCTCGCGTCCATGCTAGTGCCTCGGCTTCTGATCGGCATGACGCGGTGGGATTGCGTGCTGATCATTATCGCCAGCGTGGCAGGCTTACTAGCGCGCGGCTCGGTTGTCTTCGGTCTCTTGCCCATCCTGGCAGCCGCAAAGCTTTCGCCACCCGTGCCCAATCCTTTCAAAACCACGATGGTCTGGGGCGGCTTGCGCGGCGCGATTACATTAGCGCTTGCGCTGGCTGTAACGGAAAATCAACGGGTTTCCACACCGGTGGCGCATTTCATCGGCATCATCGCGACCGGCTTCGTGTTGATCACGCTTCTGCTCAACGGCACAACGCTGCGTTATCTCGTGATCTTCCTCAAGCTCGATCAGCTTTCACCGATCGATCAGGCTTTGCGGCATCAGGTTCTCGGCACCGGATTGGGACATGTCGCGGAACGCACGCATAATCTCGCCGAGGAGTTGGGATTTAGTTCCAGTGTGCAGCACGCCATTCTCGGGCGTATCGAACATCGTGCGGAAGAGGAGCGGGAGGCCAATACGTTCGACACGGCGTTGGGCGATCGCCAACGCGTAACGTTGGCGCTGATTGTTATCGCCAATCGCGAACGCTCCTTGTTGCTCGATCTTTTCCGTATCCAAGGGCTGTCACGCCGGGTCATGGAAAATCTGCTCCGCTCCGCCGAGGCCATGGTGGATGGGGCGCGGCTGGAAGGGCGTTACGGTTATGTGCGTGCGCTGAGAAAACGCCTTAGCCCAACATTACGCTTCCGGCTGGCTCAAATACTGCATCACCGCCTGCATATCGATCAGCCGTTGATGTATTGCATGACCGAGCGTTTCGAAATGCTGGTCATCGCGCATCTCGTATCGATCTCGCTCATGCGCTTCATGCATGAACGGCTGGAGCCGATGCTTGGCTCGCGTATCAGCGAGATCGTCTCCGAAGTACTCGGTCGTCAGCGCCGCTTACTCAATGATGCCTTGGAAATGATGCGCTTGCATTACCAGGGTTATTCGGAGGCTTTGGAAAGCCGCATATTGCATCAAATCGCCCTTCGTCTCGAAGGCGAAGAATATGACGAACTGCTTTCCGACAACCTAATCAGCGAGGAATTACACCGCGAATTGTATCGTGACGTGGAAAAGCGTCGTCAGCGTCTCGATACGCCGTTACGTTTCGACCTGAAAAGCGGGATCGAGCAGCGTTTGCGTGAATTTCCAGCATTTCGCGGGGTTCCTGATGCTGTCCTCCATGATCTGGCGATGAATATTTCGCTTCATTTTGCATCGCCTGGCGAAACGCTCATTAAACGCGGGCATAAAATTCATACGATCTACGCCGTCGTCGCCGGTTTGGCCGAAGTGCATATCGCGGAGCAAGATATTCAGTTCGGGGCAGGGGATTTGATCGGGGCTTCAGCGCTCATCAATGACGTGCCTGCGCGCGGCACGGTTCGGGCTTTGCAATTTGGCCATCTTCTGGCCATTCCTGCGGCGCGTTTCCGGCGTCTGTTGGAAGAATATCCGATCGTTCAGCGTGCGGTGGATGAGCGCGCTTCGGAACGACGAGACGGAAAACGGCCTCTTTCCTTAGTGTTGGGCCAAGAGAAAGAACCGTTTGTCCCATCTCGTGAGGCCATTAAATTGATGATGGATCAACGCCCGCACGAATAA